In Chanodichthys erythropterus isolate Z2021 chromosome 7, ASM2448905v1, whole genome shotgun sequence, a genomic segment contains:
- the skor1b gene encoding SKI family transcriptional corepressor 1 homolog-B isoform X1 — protein MESIPNQLPAGRDSSCSPNSKQDLQPYSGPTLKPNQVSETSLYGIPIVSLVIDGQERLCLAQISNTLLKNYSYNEIHNRRVALGITCVQCTPVQLEILRRAGAMPISSRRCGMITKREAERLCKSFLGAHSPPKLPENFAFDVSHECAWGSRGNFIPARYNSSRAKCIKCSFCNMYFSPNKFIFHSHRTPESKYTQPDAANFNSWRRHLKLSDKNSPDDVAHAWEDVKAMFNGGSRKRTLPIGGSESSSSLSTQRPGGQTQGEPSEVPHKTLRCEDDRGNVTMPSSIRSYPVIPVPSKSFGMLQKIPPPLFPHPYGFPAFGLCQKKDDGVVMGEPNKTNLSGVFWPSAKDSAYPSFPMFWPTTGSLAMPTYHHAQPKPPSDVLCTRHSELDASEQSDRSTSTPKDSLLDNERCSSTQSTRNEEDKSGDESRSIEGMPATTARKISYISAFRPVVKDVESIAKLYGNRGPYSAPRSGYLSPDFLSESSSYRSVSPDVDSVDDPDVDVESHKAHEDEECLQLSVDDRRSPQSLAVAQSDGVKGQDQENSQIHTMSELHTTNSSETRSSDLESHDNKHTTRFEVYARERDEHVHQMSTSYFGSTTTYQRETSVKDVHEEEPSSTVEEMEPKTQQDQTSVNEERLKEPNDGAYRLLDLLIFSTSLLVFLHAVFVVCADEEAMRHDTGSRGSLIGKNIENMAKEELQKQLVEQVELRKKLEREFQNLKDSFQDQMKRELSYREEMVQQLQIVREAHDALHHFSCKMLTPRHCTGTCTFKSPLLPP, from the exons ATGGAATCTATCCCAAATCAGCTGCCGGCTGGAAGAGACTCCAGCTGTTCGCCGAACTCCAAACAAGACTTGCAGCCTTACTCTGGCCCAACACTCAAGCCGAACCAAGTCAGTGAGACCTCTTTATACGGAataccgatcgtttcactagtcATAGACGGTCAAGAGAGACTTTGCCTAGCTCAAATATCCAACACACTTCTGAAGAACTACAGCTATAACGAAATCCACAACCGGCGCGTGGCCCTGGGCATCACCTGTGTGCAGTGCACTCCGGTCCAGCTGGAGATTCTCAGGCGCGCGGGGGCTATGCCCATTTCCTCGAGACGCTGCGGGATGATTACAAAGAGAGAGGCCGAGAGGCTCTGCAAGTCGTTCCTGGGCGCCCACAGCCCGCCGAAATTACCAGAAAATTTCGCTTTTGACGTGTCGCACGAATGCGCGTGGGGCAGCCGGGGCAATTTCATCCCAGCCAGATACAACAGCTCGAGAGCGAAGTGCATTAAGTGTTCGTTCTGCAACATGTATTTCTCTCCAAACAAGTTCATATTTCACTCCCATCGCACGCCGGAGTCCAAATACACGCAACCCGACGCAGCAAACTTCAACTCGTGGAGAAGACACTTAAAACTGAGCGACAAAAACTCACCAGATGATGTGGCCCATGCCTGGGAAGATGTCAAAGCCATGTTTAACGGCGGCAGCCGCAAGAGGACGCTGCCAATCGGTGGGTCTGAAAGTTCGTCCTCGCTTAGTACGCAAAGACCGGGAGGTCAAACCCAGGGGGAACCGTCTGAGGTGCCTCACAAAACCCTCAGATGTGAGGATGACAGGGGGAACGTGACCATGCCGAGCAGCATCCGCAGCTACCCCGTGATTCCGGTGCCCAGTAAGAGTTTTGGGATGttacagaaaattccaccaCCGCTCTTTCCACATCCATACGGTTTCCCGGCTTTTGGATTGTGTCAAAAGAAGGATGACGGTGTGGTGATGGGAGAGCCAAACAAGACAAACCTGTCAGGTGTGTTCTGGCCGAGCGCTAAGGACAGTGCTTATCCCTCATTTCCGATGTTTTGGCCTACGACAGGCAGCTTGGCCATGCCAACATACCACCATGCCCAACCTAAACCTCCTTCTGACGTGTTATGCACCAGACATAGTGAACTAGACGCGTCAGAACAAAGTGACCGAAGCACGAGCACCCCTAAAGACAGTTTACTTGATAATGAACGGTGTTCCAGCACTCAGTCGACACGGAACGAAGAGGATAAATCAGGGGACGAGAGCAGGTCTATAGAGGGAATGCCAGCCACCACCGCCAGAAAAATAAGCTACATATCCGCATTCAGACCGGTTGTTAAAGATGTTGAGAGCATCGCGAAACTATACGGCAACAGGGGTCCGTATTCTGCACCTCGGTCCGGCTATTTGTCACCAGATTTCTTGAGTGAAAGTTCTAGTTATAGGTCAGTGTCTCCGGACGTGGACAGCGTGGACGATCCGGATGTGGATGTGGAGTCACATAAGGCGCACGAGGATGAGGAGTGTCTGCAGCTGTCTGTGGATGACCGGCGGAGTCCACAGAGTTTGGCCGTAGCGCAGAGTGACGGGGTTAAAGGTCAAGACCAAGAGAATAGCCAGATCCACACCATGAGTGAGCTACACACGACAAATTCAAGTGAAACGCGGTCGTCTGATTTGGAGAGTCACGACAATAAACACACGACGCGATTTGAG GTCTATGCGCGGGAAAGAGACGAGCACGTGCATCAAATGAGCACATCTTATTTTGGTTCAACGACGACGTACCAGCGCGAAACGAGTG TTAAAGACGTGCATGAAGAAGAACCTTCGTCTACAGTGGAGGAGATGGAACCCAAAACTCAACAGGATCAAACCAGCGTCAACGAGGAGCGCCTGAAGGAACCAAATGATGGTGCGTACCGTTTACTGGACCTCCTGATATTCAGCACCAGTCTGTTGGTTTTTCTTCATGCTGTATTTGTTGTTTGTGCAGATGAGGAAGCAATGCGCCATGACACTGGCAGCAGGGGCTCCTTGATTGGGAAGAACATAGAGAACATGGCCAAAG aGGAATTGCAGAAACAACTTGTGGAACAAGTGGAGCTTAGAAAAAAGTTGGAGCGTGAATTCCAGAATCTAAAAG
- the skor1b gene encoding SKI family transcriptional corepressor 1 homolog-B isoform X2 has protein sequence MESIPNQLPAGRDSSCSPNSKQDLQPYSGPTLKPNQVSETSLYGIPIVSLVIDGQERLCLAQISNTLLKNYSYNEIHNRRVALGITCVQCTPVQLEILRRAGAMPISSRRCGMITKREAERLCKSFLGAHSPPKLPENFAFDVSHECAWGSRGNFIPARYNSSRAKCIKCSFCNMYFSPNKFIFHSHRTPESKYTQPDAANFNSWRRHLKLSDKNSPDDVAHAWEDVKAMFNGGSRKRTLPIGGSESSSSLSTQRPGGQTQGEPSEVPHKTLRCEDDRGNVTMPSSIRSYPVIPVPSKSFGMLQKIPPPLFPHPYGFPAFGLCQKKDDGVVMGEPNKTNLSGVFWPSAKDSAYPSFPMFWPTTGSLAMPTYHHAQPKPPSDVLCTRHSELDASEQSDRSTSTPKDSLLDNERCSSTQSTRNEEDKSGDESRSIEGMPATTARKISYISAFRPVVKDVESIAKLYGNRGPYSAPRSGYLSPDFLSESSSYRSVSPDVDSVDDPDVDVESHKAHEDEECLQLSVDDRRSPQSLAVAQSDGVKGQDQENSQIHTMSELHTTNSSETRSSDLESHDNKHTTRFEVYARERDEHVHQMSTSYFGSTTTYQRETSVKDVHEEEPSSTVEEMEPKTQQDQTSVNEERLKEPNDGAYRLLDLLIFSTSLLVFLHAVFVVCADEEAMRHDTGSRGSLIGKNIENMAKEELQKQLVEQVELRKKLEREFQNLKDSFQDQMKRELSYREEMVQQLQIVRAHDALHHFSCKMLTPRHCTGTCTFKSPLLPP, from the exons ATGGAATCTATCCCAAATCAGCTGCCGGCTGGAAGAGACTCCAGCTGTTCGCCGAACTCCAAACAAGACTTGCAGCCTTACTCTGGCCCAACACTCAAGCCGAACCAAGTCAGTGAGACCTCTTTATACGGAataccgatcgtttcactagtcATAGACGGTCAAGAGAGACTTTGCCTAGCTCAAATATCCAACACACTTCTGAAGAACTACAGCTATAACGAAATCCACAACCGGCGCGTGGCCCTGGGCATCACCTGTGTGCAGTGCACTCCGGTCCAGCTGGAGATTCTCAGGCGCGCGGGGGCTATGCCCATTTCCTCGAGACGCTGCGGGATGATTACAAAGAGAGAGGCCGAGAGGCTCTGCAAGTCGTTCCTGGGCGCCCACAGCCCGCCGAAATTACCAGAAAATTTCGCTTTTGACGTGTCGCACGAATGCGCGTGGGGCAGCCGGGGCAATTTCATCCCAGCCAGATACAACAGCTCGAGAGCGAAGTGCATTAAGTGTTCGTTCTGCAACATGTATTTCTCTCCAAACAAGTTCATATTTCACTCCCATCGCACGCCGGAGTCCAAATACACGCAACCCGACGCAGCAAACTTCAACTCGTGGAGAAGACACTTAAAACTGAGCGACAAAAACTCACCAGATGATGTGGCCCATGCCTGGGAAGATGTCAAAGCCATGTTTAACGGCGGCAGCCGCAAGAGGACGCTGCCAATCGGTGGGTCTGAAAGTTCGTCCTCGCTTAGTACGCAAAGACCGGGAGGTCAAACCCAGGGGGAACCGTCTGAGGTGCCTCACAAAACCCTCAGATGTGAGGATGACAGGGGGAACGTGACCATGCCGAGCAGCATCCGCAGCTACCCCGTGATTCCGGTGCCCAGTAAGAGTTTTGGGATGttacagaaaattccaccaCCGCTCTTTCCACATCCATACGGTTTCCCGGCTTTTGGATTGTGTCAAAAGAAGGATGACGGTGTGGTGATGGGAGAGCCAAACAAGACAAACCTGTCAGGTGTGTTCTGGCCGAGCGCTAAGGACAGTGCTTATCCCTCATTTCCGATGTTTTGGCCTACGACAGGCAGCTTGGCCATGCCAACATACCACCATGCCCAACCTAAACCTCCTTCTGACGTGTTATGCACCAGACATAGTGAACTAGACGCGTCAGAACAAAGTGACCGAAGCACGAGCACCCCTAAAGACAGTTTACTTGATAATGAACGGTGTTCCAGCACTCAGTCGACACGGAACGAAGAGGATAAATCAGGGGACGAGAGCAGGTCTATAGAGGGAATGCCAGCCACCACCGCCAGAAAAATAAGCTACATATCCGCATTCAGACCGGTTGTTAAAGATGTTGAGAGCATCGCGAAACTATACGGCAACAGGGGTCCGTATTCTGCACCTCGGTCCGGCTATTTGTCACCAGATTTCTTGAGTGAAAGTTCTAGTTATAGGTCAGTGTCTCCGGACGTGGACAGCGTGGACGATCCGGATGTGGATGTGGAGTCACATAAGGCGCACGAGGATGAGGAGTGTCTGCAGCTGTCTGTGGATGACCGGCGGAGTCCACAGAGTTTGGCCGTAGCGCAGAGTGACGGGGTTAAAGGTCAAGACCAAGAGAATAGCCAGATCCACACCATGAGTGAGCTACACACGACAAATTCAAGTGAAACGCGGTCGTCTGATTTGGAGAGTCACGACAATAAACACACGACGCGATTTGAG GTCTATGCGCGGGAAAGAGACGAGCACGTGCATCAAATGAGCACATCTTATTTTGGTTCAACGACGACGTACCAGCGCGAAACGAGTG TTAAAGACGTGCATGAAGAAGAACCTTCGTCTACAGTGGAGGAGATGGAACCCAAAACTCAACAGGATCAAACCAGCGTCAACGAGGAGCGCCTGAAGGAACCAAATGATGGTGCGTACCGTTTACTGGACCTCCTGATATTCAGCACCAGTCTGTTGGTTTTTCTTCATGCTGTATTTGTTGTTTGTGCAGATGAGGAAGCAATGCGCCATGACACTGGCAGCAGGGGCTCCTTGATTGGGAAGAACATAGAGAACATGGCCAAAG aGGAATTGCAGAAACAACTTGTGGAACAAGTGGAGCTTAGAAAAAAGTTGGAGCGTGAATTCCAGAATCTAAAAG
- the skor1b gene encoding SKI family transcriptional corepressor 1 homolog-B isoform X3 translates to MESIPNQLPAGRDSSCSPNSKQDLQPYSGPTLKPNQVSETSLYGIPIVSLVIDGQERLCLAQISNTLLKNYSYNEIHNRRVALGITCVQCTPVQLEILRRAGAMPISSRRCGMITKREAERLCKSFLGAHSPPKLPENFAFDVSHECAWGSRGNFIPARYNSSRAKCIKCSFCNMYFSPNKFIFHSHRTPESKYTQPDAANFNSWRRHLKLSDKNSPDDVAHAWEDVKAMFNGGSRKRTLPIGGSESSSSLSTQRPGGQTQGEPSEVPHKTLRCEDDRGNVTMPSSIRSYPVIPVPSKSFGMLQKIPPPLFPHPYGFPAFGLCQKKDDGVVMGEPNKTNLSGVFWPSAKDSAYPSFPMFWPTTGSLAMPTYHHAQPKPPSDVLCTRHSELDASEQSDRSTSTPKDSLLDNERCSSTQSTRNEEDKSGDESRSIEGMPATTARKISYISAFRPVVKDVESIAKLYGNRGPYSAPRSGYLSPDFLSESSSYRSVSPDVDSVDDPDVDVESHKAHEDEECLQLSVDDRRSPQSLAVAQSDGVKGQDQENSQIHTMSELHTTNSSETRSSDLESHDNKHTTRFEVYARERDEHVHQMSTSYFGSTTTYQRETSVKDVHEEEPSSTVEEMEPKTQQDQTSVNEERLKEPNDDEEAMRHDTGSRGSLIGKNIENMAKEELQKQLVEQVELRKKLEREFQNLKDSFQDQMKRELSYREEMVQQLQIVREAHDALHHFSCKMLTPRHCTGTCTFKSPLLPP, encoded by the exons ATGGAATCTATCCCAAATCAGCTGCCGGCTGGAAGAGACTCCAGCTGTTCGCCGAACTCCAAACAAGACTTGCAGCCTTACTCTGGCCCAACACTCAAGCCGAACCAAGTCAGTGAGACCTCTTTATACGGAataccgatcgtttcactagtcATAGACGGTCAAGAGAGACTTTGCCTAGCTCAAATATCCAACACACTTCTGAAGAACTACAGCTATAACGAAATCCACAACCGGCGCGTGGCCCTGGGCATCACCTGTGTGCAGTGCACTCCGGTCCAGCTGGAGATTCTCAGGCGCGCGGGGGCTATGCCCATTTCCTCGAGACGCTGCGGGATGATTACAAAGAGAGAGGCCGAGAGGCTCTGCAAGTCGTTCCTGGGCGCCCACAGCCCGCCGAAATTACCAGAAAATTTCGCTTTTGACGTGTCGCACGAATGCGCGTGGGGCAGCCGGGGCAATTTCATCCCAGCCAGATACAACAGCTCGAGAGCGAAGTGCATTAAGTGTTCGTTCTGCAACATGTATTTCTCTCCAAACAAGTTCATATTTCACTCCCATCGCACGCCGGAGTCCAAATACACGCAACCCGACGCAGCAAACTTCAACTCGTGGAGAAGACACTTAAAACTGAGCGACAAAAACTCACCAGATGATGTGGCCCATGCCTGGGAAGATGTCAAAGCCATGTTTAACGGCGGCAGCCGCAAGAGGACGCTGCCAATCGGTGGGTCTGAAAGTTCGTCCTCGCTTAGTACGCAAAGACCGGGAGGTCAAACCCAGGGGGAACCGTCTGAGGTGCCTCACAAAACCCTCAGATGTGAGGATGACAGGGGGAACGTGACCATGCCGAGCAGCATCCGCAGCTACCCCGTGATTCCGGTGCCCAGTAAGAGTTTTGGGATGttacagaaaattccaccaCCGCTCTTTCCACATCCATACGGTTTCCCGGCTTTTGGATTGTGTCAAAAGAAGGATGACGGTGTGGTGATGGGAGAGCCAAACAAGACAAACCTGTCAGGTGTGTTCTGGCCGAGCGCTAAGGACAGTGCTTATCCCTCATTTCCGATGTTTTGGCCTACGACAGGCAGCTTGGCCATGCCAACATACCACCATGCCCAACCTAAACCTCCTTCTGACGTGTTATGCACCAGACATAGTGAACTAGACGCGTCAGAACAAAGTGACCGAAGCACGAGCACCCCTAAAGACAGTTTACTTGATAATGAACGGTGTTCCAGCACTCAGTCGACACGGAACGAAGAGGATAAATCAGGGGACGAGAGCAGGTCTATAGAGGGAATGCCAGCCACCACCGCCAGAAAAATAAGCTACATATCCGCATTCAGACCGGTTGTTAAAGATGTTGAGAGCATCGCGAAACTATACGGCAACAGGGGTCCGTATTCTGCACCTCGGTCCGGCTATTTGTCACCAGATTTCTTGAGTGAAAGTTCTAGTTATAGGTCAGTGTCTCCGGACGTGGACAGCGTGGACGATCCGGATGTGGATGTGGAGTCACATAAGGCGCACGAGGATGAGGAGTGTCTGCAGCTGTCTGTGGATGACCGGCGGAGTCCACAGAGTTTGGCCGTAGCGCAGAGTGACGGGGTTAAAGGTCAAGACCAAGAGAATAGCCAGATCCACACCATGAGTGAGCTACACACGACAAATTCAAGTGAAACGCGGTCGTCTGATTTGGAGAGTCACGACAATAAACACACGACGCGATTTGAG GTCTATGCGCGGGAAAGAGACGAGCACGTGCATCAAATGAGCACATCTTATTTTGGTTCAACGACGACGTACCAGCGCGAAACGAGTG TTAAAGACGTGCATGAAGAAGAACCTTCGTCTACAGTGGAGGAGATGGAACCCAAAACTCAACAGGATCAAACCAGCGTCAACGAGGAGCGCCTGAAGGAACCAAATGATG ATGAGGAAGCAATGCGCCATGACACTGGCAGCAGGGGCTCCTTGATTGGGAAGAACATAGAGAACATGGCCAAAG aGGAATTGCAGAAACAACTTGTGGAACAAGTGGAGCTTAGAAAAAAGTTGGAGCGTGAATTCCAGAATCTAAAAG